One window from the genome of Methanococcoides sp. AM1 encodes:
- a CDS encoding archaellin/type IV pilin N-terminal domain-containing protein — protein MKANRYLMKKDESAQVGIGTLIIFIAMVLVAAVAAAVLIQTSGVLQERASSTGQQAAQEVSSNMMVKSIEGVRSSDGTNLSDSADLLKLKVALNIGSSDIDLNQVVITITDGVNTNDLVYAGNDKTYGATMTSFSETNATLNLINLLSASTNETGGDNCNYFFAVEKIRDEDESFSQASPIMNQGDLVTIYIATSSTGAASNTVVGDITVTELKDSGLTIEPRAQLSILMTPEAGSSTTAGFTAPSFGVDTNIGLYP, from the coding sequence ATGAAAGCAAACAGATATTTGATGAAAAAAGATGAGAGTGCACAGGTAGGTATCGGTACACTTATTATCTTCATCGCAATGGTATTGGTAGCTGCTGTAGCTGCCGCGGTATTGATCCAGACATCCGGTGTTCTTCAGGAAAGAGCATCATCAACTGGCCAGCAAGCTGCTCAGGAAGTATCATCCAACATGATGGTCAAGAGCATTGAAGGTGTAAGGTCCAGTGATGGTACCAACCTGTCTGACTCTGCTGATCTTCTTAAGCTCAAAGTAGCACTCAACATTGGTAGTTCTGACATAGATCTTAATCAGGTTGTCATCACTATAACTGATGGCGTGAATACGAATGATCTGGTTTATGCTGGTAACGATAAAACATATGGTGCTACCATGACCAGTTTCTCAGAGACTAATGCTACCTTAAATCTGATTAACTTACTGTCAGCAAGTACTAATGAAACCGGTGGCGACAACTGTAATTACTTCTTCGCTGTTGAGAAAATAAGAGATGAAGATGAGTCATTCTCACAGGCCAGTCCAATCATGAATCAGGGAGATCTTGTTACAATCTACATAGCCACTTCATCAACTGGTGCAGCCAGTAACACAGTTGTTGGCGATATAACTGTAACAGAGCTTAAAGACTCAGGTCTTACAATCGAGCCAAGAGCACAACTCAGCATACTCATGACACCTGAAGCAGGTTCATCAACAACTGCTGGATTCACTGCACCATCCTTCGGTGTAGACACAAACATTGGTCTCTACCCATAA
- a CDS encoding archaellin/type IV pilin N-terminal domain-containing protein encodes MFIRKDSCGQVGIGTLIIFLSMILVASVAAGVLIQTSGVLQQKAQSTGIQAAEEISSTLEIIGIEGIRAKDTGSNMSDSIDLLKMKMGLNVGTSEVDLSTLIITISDGQVTNDLVYGSNTMLYGSEMDGFTGDVKTGDLTALLNNTHEVAGPNVASFFTVERMRDEDNSLAASTPVLNSGDIAIIYIGTASSDAVNYTYLGDFNATAPGTSLKDSGLTLNSRTTVDIQITPEKGSQTISTFMIPTLNVNEKYMIR; translated from the coding sequence ATGTTTATAAGAAAAGATTCCTGCGGACAGGTTGGTATTGGAACCCTTATTATCTTCCTCTCCATGATCCTGGTAGCTTCTGTGGCTGCCGGTGTACTCATCCAGACCTCTGGTGTACTTCAGCAAAAGGCACAGTCTACTGGGATTCAAGCGGCTGAGGAAATATCTTCAACTCTGGAAATTATAGGTATTGAAGGTATTAGGGCAAAGGACACTGGGTCGAACATGTCCGATTCCATTGACCTGCTCAAGATGAAAATGGGTTTAAATGTTGGCACTAGCGAAGTTGATCTTAGCACTCTCATTATTACGATCTCAGATGGTCAGGTCACCAATGATCTGGTCTATGGAAGTAATACTATGTTATACGGTAGTGAAATGGATGGTTTTACCGGCGATGTAAAAACCGGTGACCTTACAGCATTGCTTAATAACACTCATGAGGTTGCAGGACCAAACGTTGCGTCCTTCTTCACTGTAGAAAGAATGAGGGATGAGGACAATTCCTTAGCTGCCTCAACGCCTGTGCTGAACTCAGGAGATATTGCTATCATCTACATTGGAACTGCCAGTTCTGATGCAGTAAATTATACATATCTCGGTGATTTCAACGCCACAGCGCCCGGTACAAGTCTGAAAGATTCAGGATTGACCCTTAATTCAAGGACAACCGTGGATATTCAGATAACTCCGGAAAAAGGATCCCAGACGATCTCCACGTTTATGATCCCAACTCTGAACGTGAATGAAAAATACATGATAAGATAA
- a CDS encoding indole-3-glycerol-phosphate synthase: protein MHSAIHEIINSTENRVKELYKIKNNEAVMESFTPDTQKIIESILSKKQKGKAPIISEVKPASPSMKIRDIDPTEAKRIATEMEKAGAVAISVLTEPEFFNGSTDNLTAVKENISLPVLRKDFIIDKIQFDEVKSDLILLIAGLLNEKLEDFILYARSKGFEPLVEVHNKEELLNALDTSAKIIGINNRNLTTMQVDIATTEELVPIIKEHDRINGTEHLIISESGVYTANDVRRMISAGADAILIGTSIVKNDDIYSKTKELVDALE from the coding sequence ATGCATTCTGCAATACATGAAATTATCAATTCAACTGAAAATAGGGTCAAAGAGCTCTATAAGATCAAGAATAATGAAGCTGTAATGGAGAGTTTCACACCAGATACACAAAAGATAATCGAATCGATATTATCGAAAAAACAGAAAGGTAAAGCTCCGATCATTTCTGAAGTAAAGCCAGCTTCCCCTTCAATGAAAATAAGAGATATAGATCCAACAGAAGCAAAAAGAATAGCCACTGAAATGGAAAAAGCAGGTGCTGTTGCGATATCGGTTCTGACTGAACCTGAATTTTTTAATGGATCTACCGATAACCTAACAGCTGTAAAGGAAAATATATCATTACCAGTCCTCAGAAAGGACTTTATAATTGATAAGATCCAGTTCGACGAGGTTAAAAGTGACCTTATACTGCTTATCGCAGGACTTCTAAATGAAAAACTTGAAGATTTTATCCTATATGCACGTTCAAAGGGGTTCGAGCCTCTCGTAGAAGTGCACAATAAAGAGGAACTGCTCAATGCGCTTGATACCTCAGCAAAGATCATTGGGATTAACAACAGGAACCTTACAACAATGCAAGTGGACATTGCAACAACAGAAGAACTTGTACCGATAATAAAGGAACACGATCGCATAAACGGTACTGAACATCTCATCATAAGTGAAAGCGGGGTTTATACTGCAAATGATGTCAGAAGGATGATTTCAGCTGGTGCCGATGCGATACTTATTGGAACATCCATCGTGAAAAATGACGATATTTACAGCAAGACAAAAGAGCTTGTTGATGCTCTTGAATAA
- the trpB gene encoding tryptophan synthase subunit beta: MSGPKYGKYGGQFVPEILMPALEELEEGYERYKNDPEFLKELDYYLKDFAGRETPLYYAKNMSKKYGVKIYLKREDLVHGGAHKLNNTIGQALLAKYMGKTRLVAETGAGQHGTATAMAGTNMGFQTHVYMGAKDTIRQRMNVYRMELMGAEVHPVESGSKTLKDAINEALRDWVSNVENTHYLIGSVVGPHPYPMMVRDFQSVIGNEVKQQIMEKEGRFPDSIVACTGGGSNAMGIFHTFIEEKEVKLVAVEAGGSGMKQTEGAALHSASLSVGEDGVLQGARTRILQDKHGQILESSSVSAGLDYSGVGPELAYLADIGRLTPRVANDEMALNAFHELSLMEGIIPALESSHAVAHVMEAAESGELGELVVINLSGRGDKDLEAVRKIDRGE, translated from the coding sequence ATGAGTGGACCAAAGTATGGCAAGTATGGAGGACAATTTGTCCCTGAGATACTTATGCCTGCACTTGAGGAACTTGAGGAAGGATATGAACGATACAAAAACGATCCGGAATTCCTGAAGGAACTGGATTATTACCTCAAGGACTTTGCCGGACGTGAGACTCCGTTATACTATGCAAAGAACATGAGCAAGAAGTACGGTGTAAAGATCTACCTGAAAAGAGAGGATCTCGTACATGGTGGCGCACACAAGCTGAACAATACCATCGGCCAGGCCCTGCTTGCAAAATACATGGGAAAAACAAGACTTGTAGCTGAGACAGGTGCAGGCCAGCATGGGACCGCAACAGCCATGGCAGGCACGAACATGGGATTCCAGACCCACGTTTATATGGGAGCAAAGGACACCATCAGACAGAGAATGAATGTCTACCGGATGGAGCTTATGGGAGCAGAGGTACACCCTGTAGAATCCGGTTCAAAGACGCTCAAAGATGCAATTAATGAAGCTCTACGGGACTGGGTCTCAAATGTTGAGAATACACATTACCTTATAGGTTCTGTAGTGGGACCACACCCATACCCAATGATGGTAAGGGATTTCCAGAGTGTTATAGGAAATGAGGTCAAACAGCAGATCATGGAGAAGGAAGGGCGATTCCCTGATTCCATTGTGGCCTGCACAGGCGGTGGCAGTAATGCCATGGGAATCTTCCATACATTTATTGAAGAAAAGGAAGTGAAGCTCGTTGCTGTGGAAGCCGGAGGCAGCGGGATGAAACAGACAGAAGGAGCTGCACTCCACTCCGCATCACTGTCGGTGGGAGAAGATGGAGTTCTTCAGGGAGCTCGCACCCGGATCCTGCAGGACAAGCACGGGCAGATCCTGGAATCAAGTTCTGTTTCTGCCGGACTGGATTATTCCGGAGTTGGGCCGGAACTGGCATATCTTGCAGATATTGGCAGGCTTACACCTCGCGTTGCAAATGATGAGATGGCACTCAATGCATTCCACGAGCTGAGCCTTATGGAAGGCATCATACCTGCACTGGAATCCTCACACGCGGTTGCCCACGTCATGGAAGCAGCAGAGTCAGGAGAGCTTGGTGAACTTGTGGTCATCAACCTTTCAGGAAGAGGAGACAAAGACCTTGAAGCCGTTCGAAAGATCGACAGGGGTGAGTAA
- the trpA gene encoding tryptophan synthase subunit alpha, with protein sequence MQLSTKFNELSSKNEAALLAYVCAGDPNIEATPAIVDSLIKGGADIIELGLPFSDPVADGPTIQEASERALVAGMNPDRYFELVASLDVDVPLVCMTYYNLIFQRGLDKFVADCVNSGIRGLIVPDLPAEESEDLAASCSTNGVDLIFLIAPVTTDERIKMILGKSSGFVYIVSRLGVTGARSEVTDATAQILSRVKTDIPKAVGFGISNGEQASKVVAAGADGIIVGSAFVDIVASGNNVNKRLEELASDIKGGCKV encoded by the coding sequence ATGCAATTATCTACTAAATTCAATGAGCTTAGTTCTAAGAACGAAGCTGCCCTACTGGCATATGTTTGCGCAGGAGATCCGAATATTGAGGCAACACCCGCGATCGTTGATTCACTTATAAAGGGCGGCGCAGACATTATCGAACTTGGATTACCTTTTTCAGACCCTGTTGCAGACGGACCAACAATACAGGAAGCATCCGAAAGAGCACTCGTAGCCGGAATGAACCCCGACAGATATTTTGAGCTCGTCGCATCTCTTGATGTTGATGTACCTCTTGTCTGCATGACCTACTATAACCTGATATTCCAGCGAGGTCTTGACAAATTCGTGGCCGATTGTGTAAATTCCGGAATTCGCGGACTTATAGTACCAGACCTACCTGCAGAGGAAAGTGAAGATCTTGCAGCATCATGTTCAACTAACGGCGTAGACCTGATCTTCCTGATAGCACCTGTCACCACAGATGAAAGAATAAAGATGATACTAGGGAAAAGTTCCGGGTTTGTTTACATTGTTTCAAGGCTTGGAGTTACAGGCGCACGTTCAGAGGTCACCGATGCTACTGCACAGATACTTTCCAGGGTGAAGACCGATATACCAAAAGCTGTCGGATTTGGGATCTCGAACGGAGAACAGGCTTCAAAAGTTGTTGCAGCAGGAGCGGACGGTATCATCGTGGGATCCGCTTTCGTGGACATCGTTGCATCAGGAAACAATGTTAACAAACGCCTTGAAGAGCTTGCAAGCGATATTAAAGGAGGATGCAAAGTCTGA
- the ftsY gene encoding signal recognition particle-docking protein FtsY — MFNKLKDKLSNFKQSIGKTIDEKAVDLEEPVVESVEAPSEEMVAEPIEESVIPEGKTSSPEVSATPESSITPADQPEARSSFKQKIGFTQKAKALVFEREVILDEDDISDSLWELEMALLESDIAITVAEAIVEAVKAELVGSRKKIGSNTGEHVEQALRTAIYNVMSANVFDLDEYIKNAEKPVHIVFIGINGTGKTTTISKMAKRLKDMKYSVVIAAGDTFRAGAIDQIAIHAERIGVKLIKHQEGGDPAAVVYDAVQHAKAHNVDVILSDTAGRMHTNVNLMAQLEKVCRVSTPDLIIFVDEAVAGNDAVERAEQFNAAVPIDGSILTKTDADSKGGAAISIAYITGKPILFLGMGQGYDDLRKFDPQWFVDQLFE; from the coding sequence GTGTTCAATAAACTCAAGGATAAACTTAGTAATTTTAAACAATCGATCGGAAAGACGATCGATGAGAAAGCGGTTGATCTTGAAGAGCCGGTGGTAGAATCTGTTGAAGCGCCATCTGAAGAGATGGTTGCTGAACCGATCGAAGAGTCCGTCATTCCTGAGGGAAAAACTTCCTCTCCTGAAGTTTCAGCTACTCCTGAATCTTCAATTACTCCTGCAGATCAGCCTGAAGCAAGATCATCATTCAAGCAGAAGATAGGGTTTACCCAAAAAGCAAAGGCTCTTGTTTTCGAACGAGAAGTCATACTGGATGAAGATGATATCAGCGATTCTCTCTGGGAATTGGAGATGGCATTACTGGAAAGTGATATTGCAATTACAGTTGCTGAAGCTATTGTCGAAGCTGTTAAAGCAGAACTTGTGGGCAGCCGTAAAAAGATCGGAAGCAACACTGGTGAACATGTGGAGCAGGCACTAAGGACCGCTATCTACAATGTAATGTCTGCCAATGTTTTCGACCTTGATGAATACATAAAGAACGCTGAAAAGCCTGTTCATATAGTTTTCATCGGTATCAACGGAACCGGCAAGACCACCACTATTTCCAAGATGGCAAAACGTCTGAAAGATATGAAATATTCTGTTGTCATTGCAGCAGGCGACACTTTCAGGGCAGGGGCTATTGACCAGATCGCTATCCATGCAGAACGAATTGGCGTAAAGCTGATAAAACATCAGGAAGGCGGCGATCCTGCAGCTGTTGTCTATGATGCGGTACAGCATGCAAAGGCCCACAATGTGGATGTCATTCTTTCTGATACTGCAGGCAGGATGCACACCAATGTGAATCTCATGGCACAGCTTGAAAAGGTCTGTCGTGTGAGCACTCCTGATCTTATCATCTTTGTGGATGAGGCTGTTGCAGGGAACGATGCTGTAGAGCGTGCAGAGCAGTTCAACGCTGCTGTCCCTATCGATGGGTCCATACTGACGAAAACAGATGCAGATTCAAAAGGTGGCGCTGCGATCTCAATTGCATATATCACTGGAAAACCGATCCTGTTCCTCGGAATGGGTCAGGGATATGATGATCTTAGAAAGTTCGATCCGCAATGGTTTGTGGATCAGTTGTTCGAATGA
- the pfdA gene encoding prefoldin subunit alpha, whose translation MSEVSEQDVRNLASQHRGLQNQAESLQQQMGMVQMSIEECTRAVGTLEELEAVSGSINTMLPLGGGAFVHANVANVEKVVVSVGAGISVEKSPAEAKELLNQRKEELSKVVERLNGSIAQVGQRIQSIESMVGNRSPQ comes from the coding sequence ATGTCAGAAGTAAGTGAGCAGGATGTGAGAAATCTCGCATCTCAGCATCGCGGGCTCCAGAATCAGGCAGAATCCCTGCAGCAGCAGATGGGAATGGTTCAGATGTCCATCGAAGAGTGCACACGTGCAGTAGGAACTCTCGAGGAACTTGAGGCAGTTTCCGGCAGTATCAACACGATGCTTCCTCTTGGAGGCGGTGCATTCGTACATGCAAATGTCGCTAACGTCGAGAAGGTCGTTGTTAGTGTTGGTGCAGGTATAAGTGTGGAGAAATCTCCTGCTGAAGCAAAGGAACTCCTTAATCAGCGCAAAGAAGAGCTAAGTAAGGTAGTTGAACGCTTGAATGGATCAATTGCTCAGGTCGGACAGCGTATCCAGTCCATAGAATCTATGGTTGGTAACAGAAGTCCGCAGTGA
- the rpl18a gene encoding 50S ribosomal protein L18Ae encodes MQNYVVKGTFKAGHSWENFTKTVESQNEKNAREKTYSTFGSKHGINRSLIKIDSIVEA; translated from the coding sequence ATGCAGAATTATGTTGTCAAAGGCACATTCAAAGCAGGTCATTCTTGGGAAAATTTTACTAAGACCGTTGAGAGCCAGAACGAGAAGAACGCTCGTGAAAAGACGTATTCCACTTTCGGCAGTAAACATGGTATTAACAGATCATTGATCAAGATCGATAGTATCGTAGAGGCGTGA